A DNA window from Hordeum vulgare subsp. vulgare chromosome 1H, MorexV3_pseudomolecules_assembly, whole genome shotgun sequence contains the following coding sequences:
- the LOC123452371 gene encoding AAA-ATPase At3g50940-like isoform X1 — protein MAPSYDKTIATAASLAASLMLVRSLANELLPSEVRDALSSALASLRSRMTWQHTIVIEETEGWSGNRVYGAVKAYLATRTSANLAMQRLRVSSADEEGPDSKMVVSMEAGEEMSDVYEGTEFRWCLVTREVKGDPNGNGGAREVRSYELSFHKRHKEKALKEYLPFIVATAKAIKDQDRSLNIYMNEYGDEWNPIDLQHPSTFDTLAMDMKEKKAIVDDLDRFIKRKDYYRRIGKAWKRGYLLYGPPGTGKSSLIAAIANHLRFDIYDLELTGVDSNSDLRRLLVGMTNRSILVVEDIDCTIELKQREETDQEHATTSNPTQKKKAEDKVTLSGLLNFVDGLWSTSGEERIIIFTTNYKERLDPALLRPGRMDMHIHMGYCTTEAFRILANNYHSIDYHVAYPEIEALIEEVTVTPAEVAEVLMRSDDTDAALHDLVKLLKLKKIDATKIETESKQAEEKKDTNETKTQSMQVDEKKVVAEIKTECVQVEGKKNDKKVVVKNDFTENGSG, from the exons ATGGCGCCGTCGTACGACAAGACCATCGCGACGGCGGCCTCGCTGGCGGCGTCCCTCATGCTCGTCCGCAGCCTCGCCAACGAGCTGCTGCCGTCCGAGGTGCGCGACGCGCTCTCCTCGGCCCTCGCCAGCCTCCGCTCCCGCATGACGTGGCAGCACACCATCGTCATCGAGGAGACGGAGGGGTGGTCCGGCAACCGCGTCTACGGCGCCGTCAAGGCCTACCTCGCCACGCGAACCAGCGCCAACCTCGCCATGCAGCGGCTGCGCGTCAGCAGCGCCGACGAGGAGGGGCCCGACAGCAAGATGGTGGTCAGCATGGAGGCCGGCGAGGAAATGTCGGACGTATACGAGGGGACGGAGTTCAGGTGGTGCCTGGTGACCCGGGAGGTGAAGGGCGACCCCAACGGCAACGGCGGGGCGCGGGAGGTCAGGTCCTACGAGCTCAGCTTCCACAAGCGGCACAAGGAGAAGGCCCTCAAAGAGTACCTGCCCTTCATCGTCGCCACCGCCAAAGCCATCAAGGACCAGGACCGGAGCCTCAACATCTACATGAACGAGTACGGCGACGAGTGGAACCCCATCGACCTCCAGCACCCCTCCACCTTCGACACCCTCGCCATGGacatgaaggagaagaaggccaTTGTTGATGACCTCGACAGGTTCATCAAAAGGAAGGACTACTACAGGAGGATCGGAAAGGCGTGGAAGCGAGGGTACCTTCTATACGGCCCGCCTGGCACCGGCAAGTCCAGCCTcatcgccgccatcgccaaccacCTCAGGTTCGACATCTACGATCTCGAGCTCACCGGGGTCGACTCCAACTCCGACCTCAGGAGGCTTCTCGTCGGGATGACCAACCGATCCATTCTCGTGGTGGAGGACATCGACTGCACCATCGAACTCAAGCAGCGGGAGGAAACCGACCAAGAACATGCCACCACGTCCAATCCTACACAGAAGAAGAAGGCAGAAGACAAG GTCACGTTGTCTGGGCTGCTCAATTTTGTTGATGGCTTGTGGTCGACGAGTGGGGAGGAAAGGATCATCATCTTCACCACCAACTACAAGGAGCGTCTCGACCCGGCGTTGTTGCGGCCGGGCAGGATGGACATGCACATCCACATGGGGTACTGCACCACAGAGGCCTTCCGGATCCTTGCCAACAACTACCATTCCATCGACTACCATGTCGCCTATCCGGAGATCGAGgcgctgatcgaggaggtgacggTGACGCCTGCAGAGGTCGCCGAGGTCCTCATGAGGAGCGACGACACTGATGCTGCGCTCCATGATCTTGTCAAGCTCCTGAAGTTAAAGAAGATAGATGCCACTAAGATCGAAACTGAAAGTAAacaggcggaggagaagaaagacaccAATGAGACCAAGACCCAGAGTATGCAGGTGGACGAGAAGAAAGTTGTTGCTGAGATCAAGACTGAATGTGTGCAGGTGGAGGGGAAGAAAAATGACAAAAAGGTGGTTGTGAAGAATGATTTCACAGAAAACGGAAGCGGCTAG
- the LOC123422379 gene encoding AAA-ATPase At3g50940 → LSGLLNFVDGLWSTSGEERIIIFTTNYKERLDPALLRPGRMDMHIHMGYCTTEAFRILANNYHSIDYHAATYPEIEGLIEEVSVTPAEVAEVLMRNDDTDVALHDLVELLRLKKKDATETKKESMQAGEKKDTNETKTGSMGVDGKKDGDDEIKTESVEMDGGYRGGGGFGYRGGGSRSRRGSRA, encoded by the coding sequence TTGTCTGGGCTGCTCAATTTTGTGGATGGTTTGTGGTCTACCAGTGGGGAGGAGAGGATCATCATCTTCACCACCAACTACAAGGAGCGCCTCGACCCGGCACTCCTGCGGCCTGGCAGGATGGACATGCACATCCACATGGGGTACTGCACCACGGAGGCCTTCCGGATCCTTGCCAACAACTACCATTCCATCGACTACCATGCCGCCACCTATCCAGAGATCGAGGGGCTGATCGAGGAGGTGTCGGTGACCCCCGCAGAGGTCGCGGAGGTTCTGATGAGGAACGACGACACTGACGTTGCGCTCCATGATCTTGTCGAGCTCCTGAGGTTAAAGAAGAAAGACGCCACTGAGACCAAGAAAGAGAGCATGCAGGCAGGAGAGAAGAAAGACACCAACGAAACAAAGACAGGGAGTATGGGGGTGGACGGCAagaaagatggtgatgatgaaatcAAGACTGAAAGTGTGGAGATGGACGGCGGCtaccggggcggcggcggcttcggctACCGGGGCGGCGGCTCCCGGTCGCGACGGGGCTCTAGGGCCTAG
- the LOC123452371 gene encoding AAA-ATPase At3g50940-like isoform X2: MAPSYDKTIATAASLAASLMLVRSLASELLPSELRDALSSALASLRSRMTWQHTIVIEETEGWSGNRVYGAVKAYLATRTSANLSMQRLRVSSTEEDAKKMVVSMEAGEEMVDLYEGVEFRWCLVTREVKGDPNNGGGAREVRSYEVSFHKRSKEKALKEYLPFIVATAKAIKDQERSLSIYMNEYGDEWSPIDLQHPSTFDTLAMDRKQKQSIVDDLDRFIKRKDYYRRIGKAWKRGYLLYGPPGTGKSSLIAAIANHLRFNIYDLELTGVDSNSDLRRLLVGMTNRSILVVEDIDCTIELKQREEEDEEHATKSNPTEKKKAEDKVTLSGLLNFVDGLWSTSGEERIIIFTTNYKERLDPALLRPGRMDMHIHMGYCTTEAFRILANNYHSIDYHVAYPEIEALIEEVTVTPAEVAEVLMRSDDTDAALHDLVKLLKLKKIDATKIETESKQAEEKKDTNETKTQSMQVDEKKVVAEIKTECVQVEGKKNDKKVVVKNDFTENGSG, translated from the exons ATGGCGCCGTCGTACGACAAGACCATCGCCACGGCGGCCTCGCTGGCGGCCTCCCTGATGCTCGTCCGCAGCCTGGCGAGCGAGCTGCTGCCGTCCGAGCTCCGCGACGCGCTGTCCTCGGCCCTCGCCAGCCTGCGCTCCCGCATGACGTGGCAGCACACCATCGTCATCGAGGAGACGGAGGGGTGGTCCGGCAACCGCGTCTACGGCGCCGTCAAGGCCTACCTCGCCACGCGCACCAGCGCCAACCTCTCCATGCAGCGCCTCCGCGTCAGCAGCACCGAGGAGGACGCCAAGAAGATGGTGGTCAGCATGGAGGCCGGGGAGGAGATGGTGGATTTGTACGAGGGAGTGGAGTTCAGGTGGTGCCTGGTCACCCGGGAGGTGAAGGGCGACCCCAACAATGGCGGCGGCGCACGGGAGGTCAGGTCATACGAGGTGAGCTTCCATAAGAGGAGCAAGGAGAAGGCCCTGAAAGAGTACCTCCCGTTCATCGTCGCCACGGCCAAGGCCATCAAGGACCAGGAGCGGAGCCTCAGCATCTACATGAACGAGTACGGCGACGAGTGGTCGCCCATCGACCTCCAGCACCCTTCCACCTTCGACACCCTCGCCATGGACAGGAAGCAGAAACAGTCAATTGTCGACGACCTCGACCGGTTCATCAAGAGGAAGGACTACTACAGGAGGATCGGCAAGGCATGGAAGCGCGGGTACCTGCTGTACGGCCCGCCGGGCACCGGCAAGTCCAGCCTcatcgccgccatcgccaaccacCTCAGGTTCAACATTTACGACCTCGAGCTCACCGGGGTCGACTCCAACTCCGACCTCCGGAGGCTTCTCGTCGGGATGACCAACCGGTCCATTCTCGTGGTCGAGGACATCGACTGCACCATTGAACTCAAGCagcgggaggaagaagacgaggaacaTGCCACCAAGTCGAATCCtacagagaagaagaaggcagaAGACAAG GTCACGTTGTCTGGGCTGCTCAATTTTGTTGATGGCTTGTGGTCGACGAGTGGGGAGGAAAGGATCATCATCTTCACCACCAACTACAAGGAGCGTCTCGACCCGGCGTTGTTGCGGCCGGGCAGGATGGACATGCACATCCACATGGGGTACTGCACCACAGAGGCCTTCCGGATCCTTGCCAACAACTACCATTCCATCGACTACCATGTCGCCTATCCGGAGATCGAGgcgctgatcgaggaggtgacggTGACGCCTGCAGAGGTCGCCGAGGTCCTCATGAGGAGCGACGACACTGATGCTGCGCTCCATGATCTTGTCAAGCTCCTGAAGTTAAAGAAGATAGATGCCACTAAGATCGAAACTGAAAGTAAacaggcggaggagaagaaagacaccAATGAGACCAAGACCCAGAGTATGCAGGTGGACGAGAAGAAAGTTGTTGCTGAGATCAAGACTGAATGTGTGCAGGTGGAGGGGAAGAAAAATGACAAAAAGGTGGTTGTGAAGAATGATTTCACAGAAAACGGAAGCGGCTAG
- the LOC123452389 gene encoding AAA-ATPase At3g50940-like, with the protein MAPSYDKTIATAASLAASLMLVRSLASELLPSEVRGALSTALSSLRARMTWQHTIVIEENEGWSSNRVYSAVKAYLATRINANINMQRLRVSSTDESEKMVVSMEAGEEMADVYQGAEFNWCLVTHEVSGDPNNGGGGAREVRSYEVSFHKRHKEKALKEYLPFIVATAKAIKDQERSLNIYMNERYDEWSPIDLQHPSTFDTLAMDQKQKQSIVDDLDRFIKRKDYYRRIGKAWKRGYLLYGPPGTGKSSLIAAIANHLRFDIYDLELTGVNSNSDLRRLLVGMTNRSILVVEDIDCTIELKQREEDDEEDSKSNSTEKKPEDKVTLSGLLNFVDGLWSTSGEERIIIFTTNYKERLDPALLRPGRMDMHIHMGYCTTEAFRILANNYHSIDYHATYPEIEELIEEVTVTPAEVAEVLMRNDDTDVALHDLVELLKLKKNDATEIGTESKKAEEKKDSNEIKTQSMQVDEKKTVDEIKTESVQVEEKKDDKKVVVKNDFTENGSD; encoded by the exons ATGGCGCCGTCCTATGACAAGACCATCGCCACGGCGGCCTCGTTGGCAGCCTCCCTGATGCTCGTCCGCAGCCTGGCAAGCGAGCTGCTGCCATCCGAGGTGCGGGGTGCGCTGTCCACAGCCCTCAGCAGCCTGCGGGCACGCATGACGTGGCAACACACCATCGTCATCGAGGAGAACGAGGGATGGTCCAGCAACCGCGTCTACAGCGCCGTCAAGGCCTACTTGGCCACGCGCATCAACGCCAACATCAATATGCAGCGCCTGCGCGTCAGCAGCACCGACGAATCTGAGAAGATGGTCGTCAGCATGGAGGCGGGCGAGGAGATGGCAGATGTGTATCAAGGAGCAGAGTTCAATTGGTGCCTGGTCACCCATGAGGTCAGTGGCGACCCGAAcaacggcggcggtggggcgcggGAGGTCAGGTCCTATGAGGTGAGCTTCCACAAGAGGCACAAGGAGAAGGCCCTGAAAGAGTACCTCCCGTTCATCGTCGCCACGGCCAAGGCCATAAAGGACCAGGAGAGAAGCCTCAACATCTACATGAACGAGCGCTACGACGAGTGGTCCCCGATTGACCTCCAGCACCCCTCCACCTTCGACACCCTCGCCATGGACCAGAAGCAGAAACAGTCAATTGTTGATGACCTCGACCGGTTCATCAAAAGGAAGGACTACTACAGGAGGATCGGTAAGGCATGGAAGCGCGGGTACCTGCTGTACGGCCCGCCAGGTACCGGCAAGTCCAGCCTcatcgccgccatcgccaaccacCTCAGGTTCGACATCTACGATCTCGAGCTGACTGGGGTCAATTCCAACTCGGACCTCAGGAGGCTTCTCGTCGGGATGACCAACCGTTCCATTCTCGTGGTTGAGGACATCGACTGCACCATTGAACTCAAGCAGCGGGAGGAAGATGACGAGGAGGATTCCAAGTCCAATTCTACAGAAAAGAAGCCAGAAGACAAG GTCACACTGTCTGGACTGCTCAATTTTGTTGATGGCTTGTGGTCGACAAGTGGGGAGGAAAGGATCATCATCTTCACCACCAATTACAAAGAGCGTCTCGACCCGGCACTCCTGCGGCCTGGCAGGATGGACATGCACATCCACATGGGGTACTGCACCACGGAGGCCTTCCGAATCCTTGCCAACAACTACCATTCCATCGACTACCATGCCACCTACCCAGAGATCGAGgagctgatcgaggaggtgacagTGACGCCTGCAGAGGTCGCCGAGGTTCTGATGAGGAACGACGATACTGATGTTGCGCTCCATGATCTTGTCGAGCTCCTGAAGTTAAAGAAGAATGATGCCACTGAGATCGGGACTGAAAGTAAgaaggcggaggagaagaaagactCCAATGAGATCAAGACCCAGAGTATGCAGGTGGACGAGAAGAAAACTGTTGATGAGATCAAGACTGAAAGTGtgcaggtggaggagaagaaggatgacaaAAAGGTGGTGGTGAAGAATGATTTTACAGAAAACGGAAGCGACTAG
- the LOC123452400 gene encoding lysine-specific demethylase JMJ703-like, which produces MMGTECITTSLGEDPEPSVPPGFGPPPGFGPFAAFALQGKGIQKNAEPVGAHPSPAQVFQNEKKHVESLEGQPHSAQNRNDTHCSTSGSHTCRQSLRNRPPVDYSRFDSMSDEDSDVEVVEKAAASLVRRRQQLPKGVFRGCAACSDCQKVIASWNPAGARRPVLDEAPVFHPTEEEFKDTLKYIESIRPTAEPYGICRIVPPPSWKPPCLLKEKSTWENSTFSTRVQKVDKLQNRTSSKKSTRGGMMKKRRKLSEPEENSKRFGFEPGPELTLQKFQKYADYFSEQYFKKDASMNSLPSVEDIEGEYWRIVESPTEEIEVIYGADLETGSFGSGFPKLPPETKSDIEDKYAHSGWNLNNLPRLQGSVLSFEGGDISGVLVPWVYVGMCFSSFCWHVEDHHLYSLNYLHWGAPKMWYGVPGKDAVNLESAMRKHLPDLFEEQPDLLHNLVTQFSPSLLKSEGVQAYRCVQREGEFVLTFPRAYHAGFNCGFNCAEAVNVAPIDWLPVGQNAVELYREQARKITVSHDKLLLGAAREAIRAQWDILFLKRNTADNLRWKSVCGPDSTICKSLKARIETELAQRQNLCSPSQSRKMDAEFDSADRECAFCYYDLHLSASGCPCCPEKYACLLHAKQLCSCDWDKRFFLFRYDVNELNILADALGGKLSAVHRWGVSDLGLSLSSCVKREKVQDSKTVRRSTDGPRRSYMSQASTVSLVPSLACNEQKDKENKMPSLASPEANNACPSVEQRKLGNVSPSKQPSMKDGPSCPTNNDTNRLQYNGGLGDQKSSASVLPISSSQSFSSDVVTTPFNASSESTKSVHGLAVLKAGRESSLQAGEYRSSLVEHHTRSPTMIHDGTNMKPLDSSNTSHRLIASDSNATLCHSDNHHALITPETKATIMLEKGNSQLRTVSSQQFNQNVSWTPSVSQEASSSVFVPIDPSSVKNPHVSFPSASVHHGNLTSNQQPNDGWFQRKPESQSAVEVRARGHPPATAQHAHPSAAAQHAHPSVAAQYAHPSVVAQHAHPSSAAQHTHPSAVAHPAPEMHNRNGGPALEMHSRNGGPQRGPRIANVVHRFKCSVEPLEIGTVLSGRMWSSGQTIFPKGFKSRVKYWSIVDPVQMAYYFSEILDAGLQGPLFMVTVENCPGEIFINVSPTKCWNMVRERLNMEIRRQLSMGRPNVPTPQPPGSIDGLEMFGLSSPEIVRAIEVRDRDRICTEYWRYRPHVATGNQHTLPQNPPSIVLRGLFQRASPDELRALRSLLASNINLDDRSRQQATHMLDEEIAKQWR; this is translated from the exons ATGATGGGAACAGAGTGCATAACTACCTCACTCGGCGAGGATCCTGAACCCTCAGTCCCACCTGGATTTGGACCGCCACCTGGATTCGGACCGTTTGCTGCGTTTGCATTGCAAGGAAAAGGAATCCAGAAGAACGCCGAACCTGTTGGTGCTCATCCTAGTCCTGCTCAAGTATTTCAGAATGAGAAGAAACATGTTGAATCCCTGGAAGGCCAGCCCCATTCAGCTCAGAACCGAAACGACACTCACTGTAGTACTTCCGGGAGCCATACGTGTAGGCAATCGTTGCGGAACAGGCCTCCAGTAGACTACAGCCGCTTTGACAGTATGtcagacgaagattctgatgtcgAAGTAGTAGAAAAG GCGGCTGCAAGTTTAGTGAGACGCAGACAGCAGTTACCCAAAGGAGTTTTTCGGGGGTGTGCAGCATGCAGTGACTGTCAAAAG GTTATTGCAAGTTGGAATCCAGCTGGTGCACGGAGACCTGTTCTTGATGAGGCTCCTGTCTTTCATCCTACTGAGGAG GAATTCAAAGATACCCTTAAATATATTGAGAGCATACGGCCAACAGCAGAACCATATGGGATTTGCCGTATTGTTCCACCACCTTCGTGGAAGCCGCCGTGCCTTCTTAAAGAGAAGAGTACGTGGGAAAACTCAACATTTTCTACACGGGTGCAAAAGGTTGACAAGCTTCAAAACCGCACATCATCCAAAAAGAGCACAAGAGGTGGAATGATGAAGAAGCGGAGAAAGCTTTCAGAGCCAGAAGAAAACAGTAAGAGATTTGGATTTGAACCTGGACCAGAGCTCACATTGCAGAAATTTCAGAAGTATGCAGATTACTTCAGCGAGCAGTATTTTAAGAAAGATGCATCTATGAATTCACTGCCATCAGTGGAAGATATTGAAGGCGAGTATTGGCGTATAGTGGAAAGTCCCACAGAAGAGATAGAG GTGATCTATGGCGCTGATTTGGAGACGGGATCTTTTGGCAGTGGCTTTCCAAAGTTACCTCCTGAGACAAAATCAGATATTGAGGATAAGTATGCACATTCTGGTTGGAATCTAAACAACTTGCCTCGACTACAGGGCTCAGTTCTTTCTTTTGAGGGTGGTGACATTTCTGGTGTTCTGGTGCCTTGGGTCTATGTTGGCATGTGCTTTTCATCATTCTGCTGG CATGTTGAAGATCATCATTTATACTCGCTAAACTACTTGCATTGGGGTGCCCCAAAGATGTGGTATGGAGTTCCAGGAAAGGATGCTGTGAATCTGGAATCTGCAATGAGGAAACATCTACCTGACTTGTTTGAGGAGCAACCTGATTTGCTTCACAACCTG GTTACTCAATTTTCACCATCACTGCTAAAATCTGAAGGAGTACAAGCCTATCGTTGTGTTCAGCGTGAGGGCGAATTTGTCCTGACATTCCCGCGAGCGTACCATGCTGGGTTCAATTGTGGCTTCAATTGTGCAGAAGCTGTTAATGTGGCACCTATTGATTGGTTGCCAGTTGGACAGAATGCTGTAGAGCTTTATCGTGAACAAGCTCGGAAAATTACTGTTTCCCATGATAAGCTGTTGTTGGGGGCTGCAAGAGAAGCAATCAGAGCTCAGTGGGATATCCTATTCCTCAAGAGGAATACTGCTGATAATTTGAGATGGAAAAGTGTATGTGGACCTGATAGCACTATATGCAAATCACTTAAG GCACGAATCGAGACGGAGTTGGCGCAAAGGCAAAATCTATGTTCCCCATCTCAGTCTAGGAAAATGGATGCTGAGTTTGATTCCGCTGATAGGGAGTGTGCTTTTTGCTACTACGATTTGCATCTTTCTGCTTCTGGCTGTCCATGCTGCCCAGAGAAGTATGCTTGCCTGTTACACGCAAAGCAACTTTGCTCATGTGACTGGGACAAAAGATTCTTCCTATTCCGCTATGATGTCAATGAGCTTAATATCTTGGCTGATGCTTTGGGGGGCAAGTTGAGTGCTGTTCACAGATGGGGTGTCTCTGATCTTGGCTTAAGTTTGAGCTCATGTGTCAAAAGAGAAAAGGTCCAGGATTCCAAGACTGTTCGCAGATCAACTGATGGCCCAAGAAGGTCCTACATGTCACAGGCATCAACAGTATCCTTGGTACCATCCCTTGCTTGCAACGAACAGAAAGATAAAGAAAATAAGATGCCGAGCTTAGCTAGTCCAGAGGCTAATAATGCCTGCCCTTCTGTAGAGCAGAGGAAATTGGGAAATGTTTCACCATCAAAGCAGCCCTCCATGAAGGATGGGCCATCTTGTCCAACAAACAATGACACCAACAGATTGCAATATAATGGAGGGCTTGGAGACCAGAAAAGCTCTGCATCCGTCTTACCAATTTCTTCCAGCCAATCATTTTCTTCGGATGTTGTGACAACACCCTTCAATGCTTCAAGTGAATCCACGAAGAGTGTGCATGGCTTGGCAGTATTGAAAGCGGGTAGAGAATCTTCTTTACAAGCTGGAGAATATAGATCATCACTTGTTGAGCATCATACCAGGTCACCTACTATGATTCATGACGGAACCAACATGAAGCCCTTAGATAGCTCAAACACTTCTCACAGGTTGATTGCATCCGACTCTAATGCAACTCTCTGTCACTCGGACAATCATCATGCACTTATAACACCAGAGACTAAGGCCACAATAATGCTTGAGAAAGGCAACAGCCAGCTCCGTACTGTGTCGAGTCAGCAGTTTAACCAAAATGTTTCATGGACACCAAGTGTGTCACAGGAAGCATCAAGCAGTGTCTTTGTACCCATAGACCCTTCTAGTGTTAAAAATCCACACGTGAGTTTTCCTTCAGCCAGTGTCCATCATGGAAATTTAACTTCCAATCAGCAACCAAACGATGGATGGTTTCAAAGAAAACCTGAATCTCAATCGGCCGTAGAGGTTAGAGCTAGGGGGCATCCACCTGCCACAGCACAACATGCCCATCCATCTGCCGCAGCACAACATGCCCATCCATCTGTCGCAGCACAATATGCCCATCCATCTGTTGTAGCACAACATGCCCATCCATCTTCCGCAGCACAACATACCCATCCATCTGCCGTAGCACACCCTGCTCCAGAAATGCACAACAGGAATGGAGGTCCTGCTCTGGAAATGCACAGCAGGAATGGAGGTCCACAGAGGGGCCCTCGCATAGCAAATGTCGTGCATCGATTCAAATGCTCTGTTGAACCTCTGGAAATTGGCACTGTGTTATCAGGGAGAATGTGGTCTTCAGGCCAAACAATATTCCCCAAAG GATTTAAGAGCAGAGTAAAATACTGGAGCATTGTGGATCCAGTTCAAATGGCATACTACTTTTCTGAAATATTAGACGCTGGGTTGCAAGGACCTCTATTTATG GTTACTGTAGAGAACTGCCCAGGTGAAATTTTCATCAATGTATCACCTACCAAGTGCTGGAACATGGTCAGAGAGAGGCTGAACATGGAAATACGGAGGCAACTTAGTATGGGAAGGCCTAATGTTCCGACTCCGCAGCCTCCAGGATCCATCGATGGTCTTGAAATGTTTGGGCTCTCATCACCAGAAATAGTCCGG GCAATTGAGGTCCGGGATAGAGATCGCATCTGTACAGAGTACTGGAGATACAGGCCTCATGTTGCCACTGGTAATCAACATACCCTACCTCAGAATCCGCCAAGTATTGTTCTGAGGGGGCTCTTCCAGAGAGCTAGCCCAGACGAACTGCGAGCCCTACGAAGTTTACTGGCAAGCAATATCAATCTGGATGATAGGTCCAGGCAGCAGGCCACCCATATGCTTGATGAGGAGATTGCGAAGCAATGGCGCTGA